Proteins encoded together in one Nitrospirota bacterium window:
- a CDS encoding DNA polymerase III subunit alpha: MQHADYVPLHVHTEYSLLDGAIKIKELIETATAYRMPAVAITDHGNIFGAVKFYSAAIKAGIKPIIGCEVYVAPDGRLNKKSSSSGENAFHLILLARNMDGYRNLVTLVSKAYLEGFYYKPRIDADLLSQYSGGLIALSSCLHGEIPYYLSQGMIDEAREVALRYKNILGPENFYLEIQDNGIEVQYEINKKLQELSKELHIGLVATNDCHYLKKEDSKAHDILLCIQTGKTINARERLRFETDQLYFKSPEEMKASFSETPEAVLNTRKIAERCNLEFQLDRFLLPRFEVESGDTPEDYLKRLSVEGLQRKIGSEPEEVYLKRLDYELKTIEKMGFASYFLIVWDFINFARNRGIPVGPGRGSAAGSLVAYCLDITEIDPIKYNLLFERFLNPDRISMPDIDVDFCKDRRPEVINYVAEKYGSEHVAQIITFGSMAARAAIRDVGRALDIPYAEVDRIAKLISGGPGVTIDSAMAAEPKLRDVYKTKPEIKELIDIAKRLEGLSRHASTHAAGVVISPTPLTDYTPLYKSPSDETVTTQFDMKSIEAIGLLKFDFLGLKTLTVIEETLKYLQGTDKALDIKSIPFDDLKTYKLLSDGHTTGVFQLESSGMKEILVKMQPNRFEDLIALVALYRPGPIGSGMIDDFISRKKGLTMTEYELPQLKEVLDETYGVILYQEQVMRIANKLAGFSMGQADVLRKAMGKKDREKMDKLLEEFVRGAMANGIIEAKARKVFDLMAFFAEYGFNKSHSAAYAYLSYQTAYLKAHFPVEFMAANLSQEDSTDKIVRLINECRTMGVEILPPDINLSESRFTVVENSIRFGLDAVKGVGEAAVEQILMAREDGQFESIEDLIKRIATRKVNRKVMESLVKAGALDSLIPVVDSEPQNGDSKKSEINMVRAMAMKRTIRLMDGKNNLSLFGQQSFFGSDDAEEVQPWSDEELLNAEKEALGFYITGHPINKYKKLLKLMGILKTSRLEELGDTTEVAVSGIINTLKKTLTKGKSEPMAVYVLEDDEGTVECIAFPEIYRNYSDLIVKNNLILVRGTIDKSEKGIKILTREITTPEDAFLNQEFKLEMRLDKDIMEESTLKEIKDLLYKHSGNCPVYIKLNSGDYETTLLTEYNIKPDVEIIDTLEGITGIGTVKLLRLNGHKETHHANNNHSFRRTRK, from the coding sequence ATGCAACATGCAGATTATGTACCACTCCATGTACACACAGAGTACAGCCTCCTGGACGGAGCAATAAAGATAAAGGAACTGATCGAGACGGCTACTGCATACAGGATGCCCGCAGTAGCCATAACGGATCATGGCAATATCTTTGGGGCTGTTAAGTTCTACAGCGCTGCCATAAAGGCCGGGATCAAGCCCATAATCGGCTGCGAGGTCTATGTTGCCCCTGACGGCAGACTAAACAAAAAATCCTCGTCCTCCGGAGAAAATGCCTTTCACCTCATACTCCTTGCAAGGAACATGGACGGTTACAGAAACCTCGTCACGCTCGTGAGCAAGGCGTATCTTGAGGGTTTTTACTACAAACCAAGGATTGACGCAGACCTGCTCTCACAGTACAGCGGAGGTCTCATTGCACTCAGTTCCTGCCTGCACGGCGAGATACCGTATTATCTCTCCCAGGGCATGATTGATGAGGCAAGGGAGGTTGCACTTCGGTACAAAAACATCCTTGGCCCTGAAAACTTCTATCTGGAGATACAGGACAACGGAATTGAGGTCCAGTATGAAATAAACAAAAAACTCCAGGAACTCTCAAAAGAACTCCATATAGGCCTGGTAGCCACCAACGACTGTCACTATCTCAAAAAAGAGGACTCAAAGGCCCACGACATCCTCCTGTGCATACAGACAGGAAAGACCATTAATGCCCGTGAAAGGCTCAGGTTTGAAACCGACCAGCTCTATTTCAAAAGCCCTGAGGAGATGAAAGCATCATTCAGTGAAACACCTGAGGCCGTACTGAATACACGGAAGATAGCGGAACGGTGCAATCTTGAATTTCAGCTTGACCGGTTTCTCCTGCCGAGGTTTGAGGTTGAAAGCGGGGATACACCTGAGGATTACCTCAAAAGGCTTTCAGTGGAAGGCCTGCAGAGAAAGATTGGCTCAGAACCTGAGGAGGTCTATCTTAAAAGACTGGATTATGAGCTGAAGACGATCGAGAAGATGGGTTTTGCATCCTATTTTCTTATTGTCTGGGACTTTATAAACTTTGCCCGTAACAGGGGAATACCCGTTGGCCCGGGCAGGGGCTCTGCAGCAGGCAGTCTCGTGGCCTATTGTCTGGACATTACCGAGATTGATCCGATTAAATACAACCTGCTCTTTGAACGTTTTTTAAACCCCGACCGCATCAGCATGCCTGACATTGATGTGGATTTCTGTAAGGACCGCAGACCCGAGGTCATAAACTATGTAGCTGAAAAATACGGCTCTGAACACGTTGCCCAGATAATAACCTTTGGATCCATGGCTGCAAGGGCGGCTATCAGGGATGTCGGCAGGGCACTTGATATCCCCTATGCAGAGGTGGACAGGATTGCAAAGCTCATCTCTGGCGGCCCAGGCGTTACTATTGACAGTGCAATGGCAGCAGAGCCAAAGCTCAGGGATGTATACAAGACCAAGCCCGAGATAAAGGAGCTGATAGACATTGCCAAAAGGCTGGAGGGTCTTTCAAGACATGCCTCTACCCATGCCGCCGGTGTGGTCATATCCCCTACCCCGCTGACTGACTACACTCCCCTGTATAAATCCCCTTCAGATGAGACCGTCACTACTCAGTTTGACATGAAATCCATTGAGGCCATTGGGTTACTGAAGTTCGACTTCCTTGGACTGAAAACCCTTACAGTGATAGAAGAAACACTGAAATACCTGCAGGGCACTGATAAGGCGCTCGATATCAAATCAATCCCCTTTGATGACCTGAAGACTTACAAGCTCCTCTCCGACGGACATACCACCGGGGTGTTCCAGCTTGAAAGCTCGGGAATGAAGGAGATACTGGTAAAGATGCAGCCCAACAGGTTTGAAGACCTGATTGCACTTGTAGCCCTCTATCGTCCCGGCCCTATAGGCAGTGGAATGATAGATGACTTCATCAGTAGAAAAAAGGGACTGACAATGACTGAATATGAGCTCCCTCAACTGAAGGAAGTCCTTGACGAGACTTATGGAGTAATACTCTATCAGGAACAGGTTATGCGGATCGCCAACAAGCTGGCAGGCTTCAGCATGGGCCAGGCGGATGTACTGAGAAAGGCTATGGGAAAAAAGGACAGGGAAAAGATGGACAAACTCCTTGAGGAGTTTGTCAGGGGGGCCATGGCAAACGGTATTATAGAGGCAAAGGCACGGAAGGTTTTTGACCTCATGGCCTTCTTTGCAGAGTATGGATTTAACAAGTCTCATTCTGCCGCCTATGCCTATCTCTCATATCAGACCGCCTACCTTAAGGCCCACTTTCCTGTTGAGTTCATGGCCGCCAACCTCTCGCAAGAGGACTCGACCGACAAGATCGTGCGGCTTATTAATGAGTGCAGGACTATGGGAGTAGAGATTCTTCCGCCTGACATAAACCTGAGCGAAAGCCGGTTCACTGTGGTGGAAAACTCAATAAGGTTTGGTCTCGATGCCGTTAAGGGTGTAGGTGAGGCCGCTGTAGAGCAGATACTGATGGCAAGAGAGGACGGACAATTTGAGTCAATCGAGGATTTAATAAAACGGATCGCCACGAGAAAGGTTAACCGCAAGGTAATGGAGAGTCTTGTAAAGGCAGGCGCACTGGACAGCCTGATACCCGTTGTGGATTCCGAGCCACAGAATGGGGACTCCAAAAAATCAGAAATCAATATGGTACGGGCCATGGCCATGAAGAGGACAATCAGATTGATGGACGGCAAAAACAACCTCTCCCTCTTCGGTCAGCAGAGTTTCTTCGGCAGTGACGACGCAGAAGAAGTGCAGCCGTGGAGTGATGAAGAGCTCCTGAACGCCGAAAAGGAAGCCCTTGGTTTCTATATAACAGGACACCCCATAAATAAATATAAAAAGCTTCTTAAACTCATGGGCATTTTAAAGACATCAAGGCTCGAAGAGCTCGGTGATACCACTGAGGTAGCAGTTTCAGGTATAATAAATACACTTAAAAAAACCCTTACCAAGGGGAAATCAGAGCCCATGGCAGTGTATGTGCTTGAGGATGACGAGGGCACGGTTGAATGCATCGCCTTCCCGGAAATATACAGAAACTATTCCGATCTGATAGTAAAAAACAACCTTATCCTGGTCAGGGGAACGATTGATAAGAGCGAAAAGGGGATAAAAATACTCACCAGGGAGATAACCACCCCGGAGGATGCCTTTCTGAACCAGGAGTTCAAACTTGAAATGAGGCTCGATAAAGATATCATGGAGGAGAGTACACTGAAAGAGATCAAGGATTTGTTATATAAACACAGCGGTAATTGTCCTGTATATATAAAGCTTAACTCGGGTGATTATGAAACAACACTGCTTACTGAATACAACATAAAACCCGATGTTGAAATTATTGATACCCTGGAAGGCATTACAGGTATCGGAACTGTAAAACTCCTCAGGCTGAACGGGCATAAGGAAACACACCATGCCAACAATAACCACTCCTTCAGGAGAACCCGTAAATGA
- a CDS encoding acetyl-CoA carboxylase carboxyltransferase subunit alpha — MRYYLDFEKPIQELELKIEELKRLSNGQDLNITAELEKLEQKAGEMRDDIFSRLTPWQKTQIARHPDRPYTLDYINMLTDDFMELHGDRRYSDDPAIVGGIGSIGGTSMVIIGHQKGRGTKERINRNFGQPQPEGYRKALRLMKFAERFNKPLLTFVDTPGAFPGIGAEERGQAEAIAVNLMEMSRLRIPVISIVIGEGGSGGALAISVADRLYMFEHSVYSVISPEGCAAILWRKNGDIDTGEFERAAEALKLTAQDLLNFRIIDDIIPEPPGGIHRDPKSAAAKIKETVLTTIEELRNKNIEKLIEERYKKLRRIGKFSKQEY; from the coding sequence ATGCGATACTATCTTGACTTTGAAAAACCCATCCAGGAGCTTGAACTGAAAATCGAAGAGCTTAAGCGCCTCAGCAACGGACAGGACCTCAATATAACGGCCGAACTTGAAAAACTTGAACAAAAGGCCGGGGAGATGAGGGATGACATATTCTCAAGACTCACCCCCTGGCAGAAGACACAGATCGCAAGACATCCCGACAGGCCCTATACCCTTGATTACATAAATATGCTTACTGATGATTTTATGGAACTCCATGGTGACAGAAGATACTCGGATGACCCGGCCATTGTCGGCGGCATTGGAAGTATTGGAGGAACAAGCATGGTGATTATCGGCCACCAGAAGGGCAGAGGGACAAAGGAGAGGATTAACAGAAACTTCGGCCAGCCCCAACCAGAGGGTTACAGAAAGGCACTCAGACTTATGAAGTTTGCAGAGCGCTTTAACAAACCCCTTTTGACCTTTGTAGACACCCCAGGGGCTTTCCCGGGAATTGGCGCTGAGGAGCGGGGGCAGGCTGAGGCAATAGCGGTAAATCTCATGGAGATGTCAAGACTGCGAATCCCTGTAATCTCAATTGTCATCGGTGAAGGTGGCAGCGGCGGAGCCCTTGCAATCTCCGTGGCAGACAGACTCTATATGTTTGAACACTCTGTTTACTCGGTAATATCACCGGAAGGGTGTGCAGCAATACTGTGGAGGAAAAACGGAGATATTGACACAGGGGAGTTCGAAAGGGCCGCAGAAGCACTGAAACTCACAGCACAGGACCTTTTGAATTTCAGGATTATTGATGACATTATTCCCGAACCACCCGGCGGTATCCATAGAGACCCAAAGAGCGCTGCTGCAAAAATAAAAGAGACCGTCCTTACAACGATTGAAGAACTCAGAAACAAAAACATCGAAAAGCTCATTGAAGAGAGATACAAAAAGTTAAGACGTATAGGTAAGTTCTCCAAACAGGAATACTAA
- a CDS encoding DUF4388 domain-containing protein, with protein MKDDKDKRNFKRYKKEAELILKANTGAYKGRIIDYSDGICAVIKDASSIISGTTVNIKSHELGIEFLGEVVWAKKVIPDLQVGIRRVDNLRGSLKDFRLPDVLKGLQKTTSTGTLEIHNDSIQKKIYIKNGDLIFASSNQAQESLAKALLTAGKLTIDQYKKTVEISELTGKNQSIILTELGYLSPQEFVWALKNQVEMIILSSFNVTDADFEFQEGPLDANESIPLRINATNLLFHGYKKVNDLLYLKEECPPPDIELRLSKDLEEVVQHLSMSDTDRRILSYLDGKHSIKEIPSLAQTSDIETLKTIYALLNIGAIELTESPVPAAEELEIDNEIMEKIENMNNNYKTLGYYGILGINEGASEEEIREAYYRVAKEFHPDKYFSLPSDDIKEKINTIFSFATEAYETLSNEAKKREYDGSLSVKPEKPASKAEMAKARFNQGRTLLMMRNYSDAVTLFAQAVYFDSSTASYHYYHGLTLSKLNRFKEAAKAINEAVKLNPQKADYVAELGHVFLMLGFKARAQNSFKKALELSPSNERALEGIIKTEDNKKSFFGSSENILLRISKKYGLKRKK; from the coding sequence TTGAAAGACGATAAGGATAAAAGGAACTTCAAGAGATACAAAAAAGAGGCTGAACTGATACTTAAGGCCAACACAGGAGCATATAAAGGCAGAATTATTGATTATTCAGACGGTATCTGCGCCGTCATCAAAGATGCCTCTTCTATCATATCTGGTACCACGGTCAACATAAAGAGTCATGAACTTGGAATAGAGTTTCTTGGTGAAGTTGTATGGGCAAAAAAAGTGATCCCTGATTTACAGGTCGGCATCAGGAGAGTTGATAACCTTAGAGGTTCGTTAAAGGATTTCAGACTGCCGGATGTACTGAAGGGGCTTCAGAAAACCACAAGTACAGGAACCCTTGAAATCCACAACGACTCAATACAAAAAAAGATTTATATCAAAAATGGAGACCTGATCTTTGCTTCCTCTAACCAGGCACAAGAGAGCCTTGCAAAAGCCCTCTTAACAGCAGGCAAGCTTACCATAGACCAGTATAAAAAAACCGTTGAGATATCAGAGCTAACAGGAAAAAATCAGAGCATAATCCTGACTGAACTTGGTTATCTCTCCCCACAGGAATTCGTCTGGGCATTAAAAAACCAGGTCGAAATGATTATCCTGAGCAGCTTTAATGTTACAGATGCCGATTTTGAATTTCAGGAGGGTCCACTTGATGCAAATGAGTCGATCCCCCTCAGAATTAACGCCACCAATCTTCTATTTCATGGTTATAAAAAGGTCAATGACCTCCTGTATTTAAAAGAGGAGTGCCCCCCGCCGGATATTGAATTGCGTCTGTCAAAAGACCTGGAGGAAGTCGTTCAACACCTTTCCATGAGTGACACCGACAGGAGGATCCTGTCTTATTTAGACGGCAAGCACTCAATAAAGGAGATACCGTCACTCGCTCAAACCAGTGACATAGAGACACTCAAGACCATATATGCCCTTTTGAATATTGGAGCTATTGAATTAACAGAAAGTCCGGTCCCGGCAGCAGAGGAGCTGGAGATAGATAACGAAATCATGGAAAAGATAGAAAATATGAACAACAACTATAAGACCCTCGGATATTATGGAATCCTGGGCATAAATGAGGGGGCATCTGAAGAGGAGATAAGGGAGGCATATTACAGGGTAGCAAAAGAGTTTCACCCGGACAAATATTTTTCCCTGCCCTCAGACGATATTAAGGAAAAAATAAACACAATCTTTTCATTCGCTACCGAGGCATACGAAACCCTTTCCAACGAGGCAAAGAAAAGGGAATACGACGGGTCTCTTTCCGTCAAACCGGAAAAACCTGCTTCAAAGGCTGAAATGGCTAAAGCCAGGTTTAATCAGGGAAGGACGTTGCTGATGATGAGAAATTACTCCGATGCAGTAACCCTGTTCGCCCAGGCAGTATATTTTGACAGCTCCACCGCAAGTTATCACTACTATCACGGCCTTACACTCAGCAAACTGAACAGGTTCAAGGAAGCAGCAAAGGCTATTAATGAAGCCGTTAAACTTAACCCGCAAAAAGCCGATTATGTCGCTGAACTCGGTCATGTTTTTCTGATGCTTGGTTTTAAGGCAAGGGCACAGAACTCCTTTAAAAAGGCCCTTGAACTCTCACCGTCAAATGAAAGGGCACTTGAGGGAATAATAAAAACAGAAGACAACAAGAAATCTTTTTTTGGATCTTCAGAGAATATCCTGCTGAGAATTTCCAAAAAATATGGTCTTAAGAGAAAAAAGTAG
- the rplQ gene encoding 50S ribosomal protein L17: protein MRHRVHKKNFGRNTLQRKALFRNLMVSLFMHERIETTVTKAKVIKSLAEKVVTLGKKGDLHSKRMALSYVPNRAAIAKLFSEIAPRFSKRNGGYLRVVKTRTRLKDQAPLAVLEFVDYEERQAEQKTTKEGKKS from the coding sequence ATGCGTCACAGAGTTCATAAGAAAAATTTCGGTAGAAATACACTTCAGAGAAAGGCACTCTTCAGAAACCTGATGGTCAGTCTCTTCATGCATGAACGTATAGAGACTACAGTAACCAAGGCCAAGGTAATAAAGTCGCTGGCGGAAAAGGTGGTCACCCTCGGTAAGAAGGGAGACCTCCATTCAAAGAGGATGGCACTGTCATATGTGCCCAACAGGGCTGCGATTGCAAAGTTGTTCAGTGAGATAGCACCGAGGTTCAGTAAAAGAAACGGCGGCTATCTGAGAGTTGTCAAGACAAGAACGAGGCTTAAGGATCAGGCGCCTCTGGCAGTGCTTGAATTTGTAGATTATGAAGAGAGACAAGCCGAACAAAAGACCACAAAAGAAGGCAAGAAGTCATGA
- a CDS encoding DNA-directed RNA polymerase subunit alpha: protein MSLKIRGFQFPEKIAFDEETLTNTYGKLIAEPLERGYGTTLGNSLRRVLLSSIEGSAITQVRIPGVLHEFSTIKGVKEDMVDVILNLKKIRFKQYGDGKKVARIDVTGPKDVTGADIQCEANLEVLTTDLPVATVDKNAEFHAELYVSKGKGYVLSEMNKEKEQPVDIIAIDSVYSPIRKVNFRVEKARVGRATDYDRLVLEVWTDGSLSPKNALTRASSVLIDHLDLFIFDESEETSEEISHDAGDVYDVGSSDFNRNLLRPVDELELSVRSYNCLKNANIKTIADLVQRTDLEMLKTKNFGRKSLNEIKEILRTMGLNFGMKIDPDVLEKYQTEGGAVKDASQSS from the coding sequence ATGAGCTTGAAGATAAGAGGCTTTCAGTTTCCTGAGAAGATAGCCTTCGACGAAGAGACACTTACCAATACATACGGTAAGCTTATAGCAGAACCATTAGAGCGTGGGTATGGAACTACCCTTGGTAATTCACTGCGGAGAGTGCTGCTTTCCTCTATTGAGGGTTCAGCGATTACTCAGGTGAGGATACCGGGAGTATTGCATGAATTTTCCACGATTAAAGGCGTTAAGGAAGACATGGTTGACGTTATACTCAACCTCAAGAAGATCAGATTCAAGCAGTATGGTGACGGTAAGAAGGTTGCAAGGATAGACGTTACAGGGCCGAAGGATGTTACAGGTGCAGATATTCAATGTGAGGCAAATCTTGAAGTTCTCACCACTGATTTACCTGTTGCTACAGTTGACAAGAATGCAGAGTTTCATGCTGAACTCTATGTATCCAAGGGAAAGGGTTATGTCCTTTCAGAGATGAATAAAGAGAAGGAGCAGCCTGTAGATATCATTGCTATCGATAGTGTTTACAGTCCTATACGGAAAGTGAATTTCCGGGTTGAAAAGGCAAGGGTTGGCAGGGCAACGGATTATGACAGGCTCGTGCTTGAGGTCTGGACAGACGGAAGTCTCTCTCCAAAGAATGCCTTAACCAGGGCTTCAAGTGTGCTTATTGACCATCTCGACCTCTTTATTTTTGACGAGTCGGAAGAGACATCTGAGGAAATATCACATGATGCAGGTGATGTGTATGATGTTGGCAGTTCGGACTTTAACAGGAACCTCCTGAGGCCCGTGGATGAGCTTGAACTCTCTGTGCGGTCTTATAATTGTCTTAAGAATGCCAATATAAAGACCATAGCCGACCTGGTGCAGAGGACTGATCTGGAGATGCTGAAGACAAAGAATTTCGGCAGAAAATCACTTAATGAAATCAAGGAAATCCTTAGAACTATGGGACTTAATTTTGGGATGAAGATCGATCCCGACGTTCTGGAAAAGTATCAGACAGAGGGAGGTGCGGTAAAAGATGCGTCACAGAGTTCATAA
- the rpsD gene encoding 30S ribosomal protein S4, whose product MARYTDSLCRLCRREGDKLFLKGDRCFADKCAFERRKYVPGQHGTRRTKISDYGLQLREKQKVKRIYGVLERQFRNYFHEAQRKRGVTGELLLQFLELRLDNIVYRLGFASNRRQARQIVNHRHILVNGRVTDIASFRVKVGDVIEVKESRRGIPLIEESLSKVEHRGLPEWLELDAENFRGKLISIPSREAIGLDVKENLIVELYSK is encoded by the coding sequence ATGGCAAGGTATACTGATTCATTATGTCGCTTATGCAGAAGGGAGGGAGACAAGCTCTTTCTTAAGGGAGATCGATGTTTTGCAGACAAGTGTGCTTTTGAGAGGAGAAAATATGTGCCGGGACAGCATGGCACGAGAAGGACCAAGATAAGCGATTACGGACTTCAGTTGAGAGAAAAGCAGAAGGTTAAGAGGATATACGGGGTGCTTGAAAGACAGTTCAGGAACTACTTCCATGAGGCCCAGAGGAAAAGAGGTGTTACGGGAGAGCTGCTGTTGCAGTTTCTTGAACTGAGACTTGATAATATTGTTTACCGTCTTGGTTTTGCATCAAACAGACGGCAGGCAAGGCAGATAGTCAATCACAGGCATATTCTTGTCAACGGCAGGGTCACCGATATCGCTTCATTCAGGGTGAAAGTAGGTGATGTCATTGAAGTAAAGGAGTCACGGCGGGGTATTCCATTGATTGAGGAGAGTCTTTCAAAGGTTGAACACAGGGGATTACCTGAGTGGCTTGAACTGGATGCCGAGAACTTCAGGGGTAAACTGATCAGCATACCGTCGAGAGAAGCGATAGGTCTTGATGTTAAAGAAAACCTGATTGTAGAGTTGTATTCAAAATAA
- the rpsK gene encoding 30S ribosomal protein S11 — protein MAKRKKGSKKEKKNIPYGVAHVQTTFNNTIVTITDKGGNVVSWATAGSIGFKGSRKGTPYAAQIAAENATRRAIDMGMRQIDVYIKGPGAGRESAIRAIQATGLEINIIKDVTPVPHNGCRPPKRRRV, from the coding sequence ATGGCAAAACGTAAAAAGGGCTCCAAGAAGGAAAAGAAAAATATACCCTATGGTGTAGCTCATGTCCAGACAACTTTTAACAATACGATTGTTACCATTACAGATAAAGGCGGTAACGTTGTTTCATGGGCAACTGCCGGCAGTATCGGGTTTAAGGGATCAAGAAAGGGCACTCCTTATGCTGCTCAGATAGCGGCAGAGAATGCAACAAGAAGGGCCATTGACATGGGAATGAGACAGATCGATGTTTATATAAAGGGTCCGGGTGCCGGAAGGGAATCAGCCATCAGGGCGATACAGGCAACAGGACTGGAGATTAATATCATAAAGGATGTTACCCCGGTTCCTCATAATGGGTGCAGACCTCCCAAGAGGAGGAGGGTATAA
- the rpsM gene encoding 30S ribosomal protein S13 translates to MARIAGVDLPKNERVEIGLTRIMGIGRSLSRKILEETGINPDTRVRALRDDEIVKIRSVIDRDYKVEGELRKEISMNIKRLMDIGCYRGIRHRMGLPVRGQRTKTNARTRKGPKKTVVGKKKGGK, encoded by the coding sequence ATGGCAAGGATTGCTGGGGTAGACTTACCCAAGAACGAGAGAGTTGAGATAGGGTTGACAAGGATAATGGGAATTGGGAGGTCACTATCCAGGAAGATACTTGAAGAGACCGGGATAAACCCTGATACGCGAGTCAGAGCCCTCCGCGATGATGAGATAGTAAAGATCCGCTCAGTTATAGACCGAGACTATAAGGTTGAGGGTGAACTCAGGAAAGAGATTTCCATGAATATAAAGCGGTTAATGGACATTGGTTGCTACCGTGGGATCAGACACAGGATGGGATTACCGGTAAGGGGTCAGCGGACAAAGACAAATGCCCGTACAAGAAAGGGACCCAAGAAGACCGTGGTTGGAAAAAAGAAGGGAGGTAAATAA
- the rpmJ gene encoding 50S ribosomal protein L36 yields MKVRASVKPICAKCKIIKRKGVVRIICENPKHKQRQG; encoded by the coding sequence ATGAAAGTCAGGGCATCTGTAAAACCAATATGCGCTAAATGTAAAATAATAAAGAGAAAAGGTGTTGTCAGGATAATCTGTGAAAATCCTAAGCACAAGCAGAGACAGGGATAA
- the infA gene encoding translation initiation factor IF-1 — MPKEENIEVHGTVVEALPNATFRVELDNGQTILAYISGKMRIHYIKILPGDKVLVELSPYDLTKGRITYRYK; from the coding sequence ATGCCAAAGGAAGAGAACATAGAAGTCCATGGGACAGTTGTAGAAGCGCTTCCGAATGCCACGTTCAGGGTAGAACTTGATAATGGGCAGACCATCCTTGCTTATATTTCGGGCAAGATGAGGATACATTATATAAAGATATTGCCTGGTGATAAAGTGCTGGTGGAGTTATCACCCTATGACCTTACAAAAGGAAGAATTACATACAGATATAAATAA
- the map gene encoding type I methionyl aminopeptidase — protein MIIIKSRDEIKKMVKASEIVAEAILAIKGVIAPNITTRELEQIAEEVIKSRGGKPAFKGYRGYPASICTSVNSEVVHGIPSVSVRLREGDIVSIDLGVIYKGYIGDAAVTVPVGQIPAETERLLKITEQALYLGIEKAIPDNRVSDISNAIQRFVESNGYSVVKAFVGHGVGRSLHEDPQIPNFGPPGKGPVLREGMTLAIEPMVNVGSYKVNILEDGWTTKTADGKLSAHFEHTVLVAKNHPKILTKWA, from the coding sequence GTGATTATTATAAAATCAAGGGATGAGATAAAGAAGATGGTGAAGGCCTCCGAGATTGTTGCCGAAGCCATTTTAGCAATCAAGGGGGTTATAGCCCCCAATATTACAACCAGGGAACTTGAGCAGATAGCCGAAGAGGTTATAAAGAGTCGGGGGGGAAAGCCGGCCTTTAAGGGTTACAGGGGATATCCTGCGAGTATCTGTACCTCTGTAAATAGTGAGGTTGTGCACGGAATACCGTCAGTAAGTGTAAGGCTCAGAGAGGGTGATATCGTCAGTATTGACCTTGGAGTAATCTACAAGGGATACATCGGTGATGCCGCAGTCACTGTACCTGTCGGACAAATCCCGGCTGAAACCGAGAGGTTGCTTAAGATAACCGAGCAGGCACTTTATTTGGGTATAGAGAAGGCGATACCCGATAACCGCGTTTCGGATATATCAAATGCCATACAGAGATTTGTGGAATCCAACGGATATTCTGTAGTCAAGGCTTTTGTGGGTCATGGTGTCGGGAGGTCTCTGCATGAAGACCCCCAGATTCCGAATTTTGGTCCTCCCGGCAAGGGGCCGGTGTTGAGAGAAGGAATGACACTTGCCATTGAACCAATGGTTAATGTGGGGAGCTATAAGGTGAATATACTGGAAGACGGCTGGACAACGAAGACAGCGGATGGTAAACTTTCTGCACATTTCGAACATACGGTGCTTGTAGCAAAAAATCATCCCAAAATATTGACTAAATGGGCCTGA